A single window of Funiculus sociatus GB2-C1 DNA harbors:
- a CDS encoding tetratricopeptide repeat protein, whose amino-acid sequence MKLKSHLKPAFIQPLTCISLGILAGIGISPIVLAEPILPGDTTIDQSVFSNPHPPVFKDGTIEIDHRPPRPCRTGDDIKLVIKIGGGGERERRYRPRTDLEQQDCERLRQEQKAREEARQRQREEQARKRAEEVRQLMQQWSNLYSANKLSEAEVVFSKLIEMHPNDASQYYQSGNELYRQGKSEAAIIIYQQAIRLNPRHAVAHKAIGVVRATQGRWEEAIAEYQQALSINPDYADALKNLGQALWQQGKREDAIASLEKAKKLYTQQRQPYEVNQVDSLLQRMSG is encoded by the coding sequence ATGAAGCTAAAAAGCCACTTGAAGCCAGCATTTATTCAACCGCTTACCTGCATCAGTCTAGGCATCCTTGCGGGAATCGGCATATCCCCTATAGTGTTGGCTGAACCGATATTACCAGGCGATACAACAATAGATCAATCAGTTTTCTCTAACCCTCACCCTCCTGTCTTCAAGGACGGGACTATAGAAATTGATCACCGTCCTCCAAGACCCTGCCGAACTGGTGACGACATCAAGCTAGTTATAAAGATAGGAGGAGGGGGAGAGCGAGAGCGCCGATACAGACCGCGCACGGATCTAGAACAGCAAGATTGTGAAAGATTGCGGCAGGAACAAAAGGCGAGAGAAGAGGCGAGACAAAGACAGCGAGAGGAACAAGCACGAAAACGGGCAGAAGAAGTGCGGCAGCTCATGCAGCAATGGAGTAACCTCTACAGTGCCAACAAATTGTCTGAGGCAGAGGTAGTCTTTAGCAAACTCATAGAAATGCACCCAAATGACGCTAGTCAGTATTACCAGTCAGGGAATGAACTTTATCGTCAAGGCAAATCAGAAGCAGCAATAATCATATATCAGCAAGCGATTCGCCTCAATCCTCGTCATGCTGTGGCTCATAAGGCTATTGGAGTTGTGAGAGCAACCCAAGGTCGATGGGAAGAAGCCATTGCAGAGTATCAGCAGGCGCTTTCGATTAATCCTGACTATGCTGATGCGCTGAAAAATCTGGGACAAGCGCTGTGGCAACAAGGTAAGCGGGAAGATGCGATCGCTTCCCTAGAAAAAGCCAAAAAACTATATACACAACAGCGTCAGCCTTACGAAGTTAACCAAGTCGATTCGCTTTTGCAGCGGATGAGCGGATAG
- a CDS encoding eCIS core domain-containing protein, with the protein MNTERYTQKKASANSSTTPAPIGQFAPRPFPVQTKAVEVAPPEQNTLNSQTKTDQDKPIGFDFAKISISAPGKSTPSVIQPKFAFGRTKPDVQRHSEEDELQMKPDVQRHSEEDELQMKPDVQRQSEEEDELQMKPDVQRQSEEEDELQMKPDVQRHSEEEEDELQMKPDVQRHSEEDELQMKPQVQRQSEEEDELQMKPQVQRQSEEEDELQMKPQVQRQSEEEDELQMKPQVQRSGKGGSFDASNDLESRINSHKGGGSPLPDAVRSFMEPRFGHSFAHVRVHTDNAAVQMNRELHAQAFTNGNHIFYGPDKSPGNLELTAHELTHTIQQTGGSKLQRQSADCQCQSCTSISPTIQRQITFKQSGGTQDFLGSKLTSLVQRQGETTTCSTGCQCSTCNNVAPIQRQVEAGSHSSGCQCSSCNTAMPIQTKLTVGAVGDQYEQEADRVAAEVMKMPEPKPPESIQRHEEKELAQTKPIWNSITPIVQKHEEKDKLAQTKPISAANTPTVQQSVNSDVIQKHSSWEHQLLGDAKPDELAQIGSWQNLIDKTRLTGTYGWRKREMEEAEVNVPGVASPIKKGNVMHVLAQELQRLNEWQNNPPKEASSGEIDPKYQTVLVSIPGGGKDGEPLIITYGEMNTLADYYGNLDTMKTADPKVRWTLIQSVRQETFFRLKDIYSQLEGSLTDTEKTDKNVQDAEAMMKGNERVNQKLGYKFKDAILQDYISGVPGQINLLTVTGSGAKGNTNEYGATLARNACHFVPESWHAWSGYHQQAREAAKKAWDLQQRAETAKEAAAKIYGVLSSSGEEQTDSQAEYHKNLEEAEQAEQAAKESANEALLNNGFGDHYLQDSYAAGHMINKTQIMQWFVQWLDTQSWTMDFASAETWHKIQQIAYKQPGLAASIYDKSQVQGADATQTTNRAKNPQAVEDIKGDDWKVRFDALGLQVPASLQTPGSRERTLMEWWQTQAMSNTSALEQTQASLLSNSPLKDATSLNSALTNLVNDRIVRFDKKTFAADKYILPTEYMPKDQEKFKSALAASKGDATTPGDDTQYQRMAAAVTYQDYLEFLNNAYLQKSTNALHNVFCENGIKVYDGASNQLFRVYGDDAMFNKDSAIGVKHSGETANMSRDAIRNIIKLGNDGGITTQNILTRLPNSVQPDGASAPVDIATWHHPTRQDQLKAYCEKTVFPSMGIADKFVALKGSASSGMSNFISKDKEKVHGSEAF; encoded by the coding sequence ATGAACACCGAACGCTACACGCAGAAAAAAGCTTCTGCAAATTCCTCCACCACGCCAGCACCAATAGGACAGTTCGCGCCGCGTCCCTTTCCGGTTCAGACCAAAGCCGTTGAAGTAGCACCCCCAGAGCAAAATACACTAAATTCTCAAACCAAAACTGACCAAGACAAACCCATAGGCTTTGATTTCGCCAAGATATCAATATCTGCTCCAGGCAAATCAACACCGTCAGTCATTCAACCGAAATTTGCCTTTGGCCGCACGAAACCGGATGTGCAACGTCACTCTGAGGAAGACGAACTTCAGATGAAACCAGATGTGCAACGTCACTCTGAGGAAGACGAACTTCAAATGAAACCGGATGTGCAACGCCAGTCTGAGGAAGAAGACGAACTTCAGATGAAACCGGATGTGCAACGCCAGTCTGAGGAAGAAGACGAACTTCAGATGAAACCGGATGTGCAACGCCACTCTGAGGAAGAAGAAGACGAACTTCAAATGAAACCGGATGTGCAACGCCACTCTGAGGAAGACGAACTTCAGATGAAACCCCAGGTGCAACGCCAGTCTGAGGAAGAAGACGAGCTTCAGATGAAACCTCAGGTGCAACGCCAGTCTGAGGAAGAAGACGAGCTTCAGATGAAACCTCAGGTGCAACGCCAATCTGAGGAAGAAGACGAACTTCAGATGAAACCTCAGGTACAACGATCTGGCAAAGGTGGCAGCTTCGATGCCAGCAACGACCTGGAAAGCCGGATAAATAGTCATAAGGGAGGCGGTAGCCCGTTACCCGATGCAGTGCGATCGTTCATGGAACCCCGCTTTGGTCATAGTTTTGCCCATGTGCGAGTGCATACAGACAATGCAGCAGTGCAAATGAACCGGGAGTTGCACGCCCAAGCTTTTACTAACGGCAACCATATTTTCTATGGACCCGACAAATCCCCCGGCAATCTAGAATTGACAGCCCATGAACTAACCCACACAATTCAGCAGACGGGTGGGAGCAAACTGCAACGCCAAAGCGCGGACTGTCAATGTCAGTCTTGCACTTCAATTAGCCCAACAATCCAGCGTCAAATCACTTTCAAACAGTCGGGCGGTACACAGGACTTCTTGGGTTCTAAATTAACCAGTCTGGTGCAGCGTCAGGGAGAAACAACCACTTGTAGCACAGGTTGTCAATGCTCTACGTGTAATAACGTTGCTCCAATTCAGCGTCAGGTAGAGGCGGGTTCTCATAGTTCTGGTTGCCAATGTTCTAGTTGCAATACCGCTATGCCGATTCAAACCAAGCTCACGGTTGGGGCTGTGGGAGATCAATACGAGCAAGAAGCGGATCGGGTAGCGGCTGAAGTGATGAAAATGCCAGAACCCAAGCCTCCTGAGTCCATTCAACGCCACGAAGAAAAAGAATTAGCTCAAACTAAGCCAATTTGGAACTCAATTACACCCATTGTTCAAAAGCATGAAGAGAAAGACAAACTAGCGCAAACTAAGCCTATCTCTGCTGCAAATACCCCAACAGTTCAGCAATCTGTCAACTCAGATGTGATTCAAAAACACTCTTCTTGGGAACACCAACTACTCGGTGATGCCAAACCCGATGAATTAGCCCAAATCGGAAGTTGGCAAAATTTGATAGACAAAACACGGCTGACAGGAACCTATGGGTGGAGAAAGCGTGAAATGGAAGAAGCAGAAGTGAACGTACCAGGGGTTGCTTCTCCGATTAAAAAAGGCAATGTTATGCACGTTCTTGCCCAAGAACTACAGCGTTTGAATGAATGGCAAAACAATCCTCCTAAAGAAGCCTCTTCCGGCGAAATCGATCCAAAATATCAAACGGTTCTTGTGTCGATACCCGGTGGTGGAAAAGATGGAGAGCCGCTAATCATAACCTATGGCGAGATGAATACCTTGGCGGACTATTACGGAAATCTCGACACGATGAAAACCGCTGACCCCAAAGTCCGTTGGACGCTCATTCAGAGTGTCCGTCAAGAAACCTTCTTCCGATTAAAAGATATTTATAGCCAGTTAGAAGGCAGCCTCACAGACACAGAAAAGACAGATAAAAATGTGCAGGATGCTGAGGCGATGATGAAAGGCAATGAACGTGTAAATCAAAAACTGGGGTACAAATTTAAAGACGCAATTTTGCAAGATTACATTAGTGGCGTGCCTGGACAGATCAATTTGCTGACGGTTACTGGTTCAGGTGCTAAAGGCAACACAAATGAATATGGCGCAACCTTGGCACGAAATGCCTGTCACTTTGTACCTGAAAGTTGGCACGCTTGGTCAGGCTATCACCAACAAGCAAGGGAAGCTGCTAAAAAAGCGTGGGACTTGCAGCAAAGGGCTGAAACAGCCAAAGAAGCAGCTGCGAAAATCTATGGAGTGTTGTCGAGTAGTGGTGAGGAGCAAACAGATTCTCAAGCGGAATATCACAAGAACCTGGAAGAGGCTGAACAAGCTGAACAAGCTGCTAAAGAATCTGCGAATGAAGCACTGCTTAATAATGGTTTTGGGGATCACTATCTGCAAGATTCTTATGCTGCGGGTCACATGATCAACAAAACACAAATTATGCAATGGTTTGTTCAATGGCTTGACACTCAGTCGTGGACAATGGATTTTGCTTCAGCCGAAACATGGCATAAAATTCAACAAATCGCTTATAAACAGCCAGGTTTAGCAGCTTCAATCTACGATAAGAGCCAAGTTCAGGGAGCTGATGCAACTCAAACAACGAATCGAGCGAAAAACCCTCAAGCAGTCGAGGATATTAAAGGAGACGATTGGAAAGTTAGATTTGATGCTCTAGGCTTGCAGGTTCCAGCATCGCTTCAAACTCCCGGTAGCCGTGAAAGAACATTGATGGAATGGTGGCAAACACAGGCTATGTCGAATACATCGGCACTTGAACAAACTCAGGCAAGCCTGCTTAGCAATAGTCCTCTTAAAGACGCAACTAGCCTAAACAGTGCGCTTACAAACTTAGTGAACGATAGGATTGTAAGGTTTGACAAAAAGACATTTGCGGCAGATAAATATATACTTCCCACCGAGTATATGCCGAAGGATCAAGAGAAGTTCAAGTCTGCACTGGCAGCAAGTAAGGGCGATGCAACTACGCCTGGCGATGATACACAATATCAACGTATGGCTGCCGCAGTCACCTATCAAGACTATCTTGAATTCCTGAACAATGCTTACCTCCAGAAATCAACAAACGCTCTGCATAATGTATTCTGTGAAAATGGTATAAAAGTTTACGATGGAGCGAGTAATCAGTTATTTAGGGTTTATGGTGATGATGCAATGTTTAACAAGGACAGTGCCATTGGAGTGAAACACTCAGGTGAGACGGCAAATATGTCACGGGATGCGATTCGCAACATCATTAAGCTTGGAAATGATGGCGGTATAACAACTCAGAATATCCTTACCCGTCTTCCTAACTCCGTGCAACCAGATGGAGCGTCCGCGCCTGTTGATATTGCAACTTGGCATCATCCTACAAGGCAAGACCAACTGAAGGCTTATTGTGAAAAAACTGTGTTTCCTTCAATGGGCATTGCAGACAAATTTGTTGCCCTGAAGGGTAGCGCGTCGAGTGGTATGTCAAACTTCATTAGCAAAGACAAAGAAAAAGTGCATGGTTCGGAGGCTTTCTGA
- a CDS encoding DUF4365 domain-containing protein, whose product MRDALGQRGEAIFIVLTTAFHSNSGPIFKPQFLGDKWQYVDFIVELVGAGAAVPYFFVQVKTTREGYTKKLNRLKVKVPQEGVRGLASYPAPTYIVGIDEIKETGYIVSANGESLSSMSSLSTMFPINKQNRELLWNEVNDFWRRYHTNSLGSQFSDSNWR is encoded by the coding sequence ATGAGGGACGCACTTGGACAACGGGGTGAAGCAATATTCATAGTTTTAACGACTGCGTTTCACTCTAATTCTGGCCCAATTTTCAAGCCGCAGTTTTTAGGAGATAAATGGCAGTATGTTGATTTTATTGTGGAACTTGTAGGGGCTGGAGCCGCTGTCCCGTACTTCTTCGTCCAAGTTAAAACAACAAGAGAAGGCTATACAAAAAAACTAAATCGGCTAAAGGTTAAAGTACCGCAAGAGGGTGTACGTGGTTTAGCATCGTATCCCGCCCCTACTTATATAGTTGGTATTGATGAGATAAAAGAGACAGGTTATATAGTTTCTGCAAATGGAGAAAGCCTCAGCTCTATGTCAAGCCTCTCTACGATGTTTCCGATTAACAAACAGAATAGGGAACTACTCTGGAACGAGGTGAACGATTTCTGGAGAAGATACCATACTAACAGTTTAGGTTCACAATTTTCCGACTCAAATTGGAGATAG
- a CDS encoding DUF4365 domain-containing protein, which yields MTTKQAWYIGQRAESLTLMYLTRRNDLIVSRHQEDYGLDFLVTIRKSAAYTGRLFGVQFKATASTPKSIQDDDIIEIKLNETSIDFLTELPFPVCLFFFTLDNDRSYYKWILEPVIEGQQNPKLHFNRTNKFKKLTDEEIDNIISVVNSWYDSRK from the coding sequence GTGACAACAAAACAAGCTTGGTATATCGGACAACGGGCAGAATCTCTAACACTCATGTACTTAACCCGTCGAAATGACCTGATTGTTTCAAGACATCAAGAAGATTATGGCTTGGACTTTTTGGTAACAATCAGAAAAAGTGCTGCTTACACTGGTAGGCTCTTCGGAGTCCAGTTTAAAGCAACAGCCTCTACTCCAAAGTCAATTCAGGATGACGATATTATCGAGATTAAGCTTAATGAAACGTCAATTGACTTCCTCACTGAACTACCTTTCCCAGTTTGTCTATTCTTTTTTACTCTAGATAACGATCGCAGTTATTATAAATGGATTTTGGAGCCTGTGATTGAAGGTCAGCAAAATCCAAAGCTGCACTTCAATCGCACTAATAAGTTTAAAAAATTAACTGACGAGGAAATAGATAACATCATCTCAGTAGTAAATAGCTGGTATGACAGCCGGAAATAG
- a CDS encoding S9 family peptidase, with protein MQSTVEELATQLPPLIPREILFGNPERTSPRLSPDGKYLAYIAPDTQNVLQVWLRTIGEEGDRQLTADKKRGIRIFFWTYNADQLIYMQDSDGDENFHLYLVNIHSNSVRDLTPFQGVKAQPVDFDHNFPDQILVGMNLKDPQKFDVYRVNLNNGAVELDSENPGNIVSWTADAEFQIRAATAATPDGGSDLLFRETTQGSWDTLRHWGPDDEGGAVSFSADNKTLYIEGSHDANAARLLALDLATREEKVIAEDSEYDVGGIVIHPTTRVIQAVSFYKDKQEWRVLDESIAADFKAIAQVRPGEFSISSRDLADKNWLVAYLTDDGPVYYYVYNRETKTSTFLFSNKPKLEGLQLASMQPVSFEARDGLTIHSYLTTPVGIPAKNLPTVLLVHGGPWARDTWGYDPQAQWLANRGYAVLQVNFRGSTGYGKAFVNAGNREWAGKMHDDLIDAVNWLVQQGISDPQKIAIMGGSYGGYATLVGLTFTPDVFACGVDIVGPSNLITLMQSIPPYWEPLKANFYHRVGNLEKEEEFLKTRSPLFFVDRIQKPLLIGQGANDPRVKEAESEQIVKAMQQAGKPVEYALYPDEGHGFARPENRLHFYAIAEEFLAKYLGGRCEPLGDIPGHSGVLNPSQN; from the coding sequence CCGCGACTCTCACCGGATGGCAAATATCTAGCGTACATTGCTCCGGACACTCAGAATGTCTTACAGGTATGGCTGCGGACGATTGGAGAAGAAGGCGATCGCCAGCTGACAGCTGACAAAAAGCGCGGTATCCGCATCTTCTTCTGGACTTACAACGCCGACCAGCTGATTTATATGCAAGACTCGGACGGCGACGAGAACTTCCACCTCTACTTGGTGAATATTCACTCCAATAGTGTCCGTGACCTAACGCCATTTCAAGGTGTGAAAGCGCAACCTGTGGATTTTGACCACAACTTCCCAGATCAGATTTTGGTGGGGATGAACCTGAAAGACCCCCAAAAGTTTGACGTTTATCGCGTCAACCTGAACAATGGTGCAGTTGAGTTGGATTCGGAGAACCCTGGTAACATAGTCAGCTGGACGGCTGACGCTGAGTTCCAGATCCGTGCAGCTACAGCAGCAACTCCCGATGGTGGTTCTGACCTGTTATTCCGGGAAACCACACAAGGCAGCTGGGACACTCTGCGTCACTGGGGGCCAGATGATGAGGGGGGCGCAGTCAGCTTTTCTGCTGATAACAAAACCCTTTATATTGAAGGCAGTCACGATGCCAATGCTGCGCGTTTGCTTGCCTTGGATTTGGCTACCCGCGAAGAAAAGGTGATTGCGGAAGATTCTGAATACGATGTTGGCGGGATAGTTATACACCCAACTACGCGAGTTATTCAGGCAGTTTCCTTCTATAAAGATAAACAAGAGTGGCGAGTGCTTGACGAAAGCATCGCTGCTGATTTTAAAGCGATCGCGCAAGTGCGTCCAGGGGAGTTCAGCATTTCCTCCCGCGACCTTGCAGACAAAAACTGGCTAGTCGCTTATCTCACCGACGATGGCCCTGTTTACTACTACGTCTATAACCGCGAAACCAAAACCAGCACATTCCTATTCAGCAACAAACCCAAACTCGAAGGGTTGCAACTTGCATCAATGCAACCTGTCTCCTTCGAGGCGCGGGACGGCTTGACTATCCACAGCTACCTGACGACACCTGTGGGGATACCTGCCAAAAACCTACCAACTGTCTTGCTTGTCCACGGTGGCCCTTGGGCGCGGGATACTTGGGGTTACGATCCGCAAGCGCAATGGTTAGCTAACCGGGGTTATGCGGTGCTGCAAGTCAACTTTCGCGGTTCGACTGGCTACGGCAAAGCTTTTGTCAATGCTGGTAATCGCGAATGGGCTGGTAAAATGCACGATGACTTGATTGATGCCGTTAATTGGCTGGTGCAACAAGGCATCTCTGACCCCCAAAAGATTGCCATTATGGGCGGTTCCTACGGCGGTTATGCAACGCTGGTAGGATTGACTTTCACGCCGGATGTATTTGCCTGCGGTGTGGATATTGTTGGGCCGAGTAACCTAATTACGCTGATGCAAAGTATCCCGCCTTACTGGGAACCCCTGAAAGCGAATTTCTACCATCGCGTGGGTAACTTGGAGAAGGAAGAGGAGTTTCTGAAGACGCGATCGCCTTTATTTTTCGTTGACCGCATCCAGAAGCCTTTACTAATTGGACAAGGTGCTAACGATCCGCGAGTTAAAGAAGCAGAAAGCGAACAAATTGTCAAGGCGATGCAACAAGCTGGTAAACCAGTAGAATACGCCCTCTATCCCGACGAAGGGCACGGTTTCGCCCGTCCAGAAAATCGGTTACATTTTTATGCGATCGCTGAGGAATTCTTAGCCAAATACTTAGGCGGTCGTTGCGAACCCTTGGGAGACATTCCCGGTCATTCAGGTGTGCTAAATCCAAGTCAAAATTAA